From Geotalea uraniireducens Rf4:
GCCCTTCCCCGCGGCTACAAGCCCAGATTCCCACATTCTCTCCTCTTGGTTCCATAGTTGGTCACCTTTTTGGTTACTTTTTCGATGCCGTGGACTATGGACGATTATTTGGATGGTAAAAGGCCCCCATAAATGGAACCAATTTGGCTACCTTCAAATGCTCCTTAACAGAAAAAAGAAAAGCCTCCTTTATGGGGAGGCTTTGGGTGGCATCATGGAGTTTGTTCTTCTTGGACTGCCTGGTTTCGCGCCGCTTTAGATTGCCTTACGGTCAGCTTTTGCTGCCGTGGCCGATGGTCATTGACCACCGCGAGAAGTCACCTCCCCGATTCGCCCCCTGATTCTTCAGCGTGGCACTTTTCGCCGGACAAAGCAAAAAGAAAAGGCCCTGATTTCTCAGGGCCTTTCGTACTTCGCCGGACAGTGCCGGATTTAAAATTGGTGGCGGTGCAGGGACTTGAACCCCGGACATCACGGATATGAGCCGTGTGCTCTAACCAGCTGAGCTACGCCGCCAAGGCCTATGGTGATATAAAAAACCTCCTTGGCATAACCAAAGAGGTAGATATTATTTGATTGCGGGGAGAACACTTAGTGAATATCAGTCTTCTTCCTGCGGTCACCTCAGAGTCATAGGTATATATAGCATCCTTTTGAGATTGTCAAGAAAAAAGGTGGAGGAAAAACCTTCCTGCCCTACCCCGGACTATTTTCCAGAATTTCCCGCAACGAGGCTCCCAGTTCCTTACAATTGTACGGCTTGCTGATGGCGCCGCAGAATCCGTATTGAGCGTAATGTGCCATTATAGGGTCACTTGAGTAACCGCTGGATACAATCACCCTGGCTGCCGGGTCTATCTCGAGAAGTTTGGCAATAGCATCCTTCCCACCCACTCCTCCAGGTATCGTCAAATCCATTATGACGCCGGCGAATGGTGTTCCTGCTGCCGTTGCCTGCCTGTATAGTTCCACAGCCTCTATGCCGTCGCCACAGACAGTCGGTTCATAGCCGAGCATCTTGAGTGCGACTTCCATCGACTCGCGGATCATCTCCTCGTCATCCATGAACAGAATTTTGCCTTTTCCCGCCCGATGGTCATCAACCTTCTTTTCATTGACGGTCGGCGCCGTTGGTGATGCCGGGAGACGAATGATAAAAGTCGTTCCCACGCCAGTTTGTGAAACAACCCTTATTTCTCCGTTATGATTCTTGACTATTGAATAAACAGTGGCTAAACCAAGCCCGCTGCCGTGATGCTTGGTGGTAAAATAAGGGTCGAATATCCGCTGAAGATGTTCCTCAAGAATACCTATTCCCGTATCCTTGATGGTAAGCTGAATTATTCTCCCGTCGTCCGGGTTATCCCCATCGCTGAAAGTTTCTATATTTTCCGCCTGAATACTGATAACCCCTCCATCCGGCATGGCTTGATCAGCATTGATGACCAGATTGTTTATTACCTGGCTCATCTGTCCTGCATCGATCTCGGCCGGCCAAAGGTCGGCCGGGATAGCAAATTCGCAGCGAACGTTCGACCCCCTGAGGGCGAACGTTGCAGAATCAACGAGAATATGCTCGATGCCGGTCAGCCTCTTCACCGGCGCCCCTCCCTTGGAGAAGGTAAGTAACTGTTGCGTCAGGTCCCGTGCCCGTTCTGAAGCCTTCTGGGCTCGATCCAAAAGCAGGTAAGCATCATGATCCGGTGGAATTATCATCCTTGCCATAGAGACGTTTCCCAGGATGCCTGTCAGAAGATTGTTGAAATCATGAGCGATCCCTCCGGCCAGAATACCCAGAGAGTCCAGCTTGCGCGCCTTGAACAGCTCTTCCTCGATCTCCTTTTTTTCAGTCATGTCGCGGAGCACGAGGACAACCCCAATGATGGCGCCTTCCTGATCAAGGATGGGAGCGGCTGAGTCAGCAATCACACGTTCCGAACCGTCACGGGCAACGAGGATAGTGTGATTGGTAAGCTCCATTATCATGCCAGTCTTAAGCACCCGACCGACGGGATTATTCACGACAGCCCTGCTTTTTTCGTTTATCATGTGGAAGACTTCGCTGAGGATCTTCCCCTTCGACTCTTCCTGGCTCCAGCCGCAAAGCTGCTCTGCCACCCTGTTAAGCATGACAATCCGCTCATCGGTATCGACTGTAATGACGCCGTCACCGATGGAACGCAGCGTTACCCCCAGTCGTTCCTTTTCTTTCTCCAGATCGTCCTTCGCCTTTTTCAGATCGGTAATATTCGTGATAATGCCGACCAGTGCCCTGAGATTACCGTCAGGACCTTCCAGCCGCCTGCCGGACAGGTAACCCCAGAAATCACCCCCGTCCTTGCGCACATAGTGTCGTTCGGTGCTTACATGATCAATTTCCCCGTCAATCAGTTTTCTCATACGAGCGCCACCGACCATCTTTTCCGACGGGTGCAGATAGTCCTGATAATGGGAGCCGATCAACTCTTCGTAGGTGCAGCCGAACATTTCCGCCATACGATGATTGGCGAATATAATCCGCCCCACCGGAGAAACCAGGAATATGGACGCCTGAGAGGTCTCAAAGATGACGCGGAGTTGTTCCTCGCTTTCCCGCAGCGTCTCTTCAGCACACTGATGCTCCGCAATTTCCTGTTCAAGCAGAATCGCCTGCTCGTGAAGTTCTGTCTCAATCCGCTTGCGCTCAGTGACATCGAGCATAACCCCGACAAGTCCTTGCAAAGAACCATTATTTCCCCAAATCAACGACTTATAAAAGAGTACATCACGCAACAATCCATCGGCATATCTCACCTGTGCTTCATAAACCTGCGGATCCCGTTCATGCATTAATTTCATATCTGCATGATGATATATATCGGCAAGTTCTTTCGGTGCAATATCATAGACCGTAGAACCAATGATTTTCTCCCTGGGAATGCCGAGATATGAACTGAATGCCTTGTTGCAGTTCACATAGACACCATCCGCGTTTTTGTAGAATATAGGGTTGGGGATGGACTCGAGAATTGAACCGAGCAGGTTCTTATTCTCTATGAGTTCTATTTCCATTGCCTTGCGATCGGATATATCCTCCGCCACCCCCAGATAGCCGATTACCCGGTCTTGTTCATCATGAATAATGGTGATTGTCAATTTAACGAGGAAAACATCGCCATCCTTGCGGACATAGAACCATTCACGAGTCTCGGCTCCGGTCTGTTTGACGTTTTCCACAAACACATCAAAACCTGAGACATTTCTGCCCAGGGCCCGGCTCATCTCTTCACCTCGGCCGCGTACTTCGGTTTCCAGATGGAAGAGGTCAATAGAAGCTACGCCGACCACTTCATCTGCCGTATAGCCCAACATACGTTCGGAACCGCGATTGAACATGGTTATCAGGCCAAGCGTATCAGTTGCAATGATTGAAATTTCCGTTGCCGCATTGAGCACAGCCTGCAATTGCCAATCGGATGCAGCACCCGAATTAAAGAGTTTCGACATGACTCACCTCGATATCATCGCAGTCTGACGCCGAGAATTGGCCTGAAACTGGCAATATCTGATCGTCACACCATTAAATTTACCCACTGCAGGAATTGCCATTCGATTATGCATCGGCATTGTGCCGAAAATTACCATAAATAAATCTTCTCTTGATTATCGAAAATGTTACAAATATGATATCCCTTATCGACATCTGCCGATGATACTTTAATGAGACGCGCTGATTTGAGCAGACATATCTTTAAATTTGGTGAATAGACGGGAGTACCAGTGGACGAACACCTAGAGAAAGAAAACAAGGCAATAAAAGGGACGGTTTTGATCATGGATGATGATGAAGATGTCTGCCTGCTGGTTGATTATGCGCTGAGGTATGCGGGCTTCAACGTGGAGAGTGCGCCAGATGGTCCTGCGGCAATCGACCTCTACCGAAATAGACTGGAAATGGGGCAACCATACATTGCCGTCATCCTTGATCTGAATATCCCCGGTAAAATCGGGGGCAAAGAAGTCATCGGCAGCCTCCACGAACTGAACCCGGAGATAATAGCTTTTGTTTCAAGCGGTTATCCCGATGACCCATGCATGGTCAACTTCAAGGACTATGGCTTTTCCGGCGCCATTCCCAAACCCATCATGTATGAAGATATCCTCGATTCATTTATGCATGTGATTGAAAAGAGAGGAACAGAATTATGAACAAGTGGGGTTGTCGGATCGGGCTGATATCAGCAGGTTTTTTTGCCCTGTCGCTTTCTTTCGAGATGCACGCATCCTGGGCCGTCGAAAGAGAAGAACTGGGGCAGGTACTGAAAATCATGCCTCCCAACGGCCCTGCTGAGCAATACGGCAATGTAGTCATGCGCCGCAGCAGTAAAAAATCGGGTATGCCACCGGTCGTATTCCCCCACTGGAGCCACCGTGGCCGCTATACGTGCCGCGTCTGTCACAGTGAGCTGGAGTTTGCCATGCGCTCGGGTGGAAGCGGGATTACCAGGGGGAAATATCTGGCAGGAAAATTCTGCGGCGCCTGCCACAACGGAACAACGGCGTTCAGCGTCAGAGATGAAGAACCGAGGCAGTGCGACCGTTGCCATATGAAAGATACGGCCGCCCTGAACAAGCGGTTCCGAAGTTTTGCCGCCGGCCTACCAGCCACATCATTCGGCAACAGAATCGACTGGGGAGCAGCGCTGGCCGAAGGTTTGGTTGCTCCGCAGAAAACGTTATCGGGAGGGACGTTGTTGATCAAAACACCTGAAGCTTTACAGAAGCCGCTCGATCTCGGGACAAGCGCGCCCCGCAGCTCCGTTGCATTTTCCCACGGGGAGCACCTGTCTGAAATGGACTGCAGCATCTGCCACCCTGATATCTTCAATATCAAGAAAAAGGGAACCAGGCTTTTCTCAATGGAAATCAATATCTATGGACAGTTTTGCGGCGTCTGTCACATGCGGGTAGCTTTCCCCATGAACGATTGCCGCAGATGCCATATGGGCATGGGCAAAAACAGTTCCGGATATTAAAATGAAAACCCGTCTTAGGGGGAGCCTGTCAGGTCACGTAAGACGGGTCTGCATTGTTCCATTACTTCTGCTACTTGATTGAATATGAAACCAACTCCATGTCGCCGTTTTTGACCAGTCCTACCCCGGCAGCATACCAGCTATAGGCGGGTAAAGATGCAACGGAGCCGACAATGTTAGTTTCCTGTATCTTAATGGCGTTAAAAGAGCCGGCAGCAACTTGTACCGTTTCCGTGCCGACAACGGTCAACGTAGTCGTCTTGCCGACCGGGGTTCCACCACCGTCTATTCCGACTAGAAGTGTATAATTAGACGTTTCAACATTACCAACCGTAGTATTGGATGGGAATACAAGGAGCCCGATAGAACTGACATCATATTTTGATGTAAATTCCACCTGGTTTGCATTGATAACGCCGCTTACCGTTTCAAGCGTTAAGACTATCGAGTTGTTTGATATGGTATAAGTGCTGTATTTAGGTGGTTCACTGCCGACATTGGTTCTGACTCTGCCATCATTTGTTACCAGTTTAGTGACAGCAGCTTGGTCTGCCTTGCGATAGGTCCAGGTACTACCGGCCGTTAACGGGAAGTAACTGCCTTTCTCTCCGGCAGAAACAGTGACATTGCCGCCGGTGTTGTCATTCGTGCTACCGCCGGTAATACCGGGAGTGCCGCCACCACTACCGCAGGCAGAAATAAAGAGGGTGAGCAGCACCAATAGAACCAATTTTGTACGCATGATTTCCTCCTGACAGCGCGCGATTTGATTACATGTTTCTTATTAAGCAATACTCAGACCAAAGAGGGACCGGCAACACTCAGCACCCCTTGGTCAAGGCATTTTACTCGTCATATTGAATGGTTACACATTGCATGAGGCGTAACCTTCCAGCTCTTGCCGGGTGAACCGTTACGCCAAATAGCCAGTAGATAGATGATCTTGTGTTCAATGGAGGGATTATGAAAAAACGGATATTGACAGTATCGGCCATGATAATGCTGGCCGGTTGCGGGGATTTTGAATGGTTCCCGGAAGAGAAACCAGCAACAACCATTACGGCATCAACACCCACCGCCGATTCCTCGACCTTCACAAATCAATGCGGGGTGCAGACAAGTACGCAAATAACCTCCAACGCCGTAACGGTATCGGGAATCACCGGTCCGACATCGATAAGTGTTTCCAACAACAATGACAGTCAGTACTCCATCAATGACGGACCCTTTACCAGCTCTGCGGGCAATGTCAGCAGCGGCCAGTCGGTCAGGGTCCGCCACATCTCGGCAGCCGACACCGGCACGGAAAACTCCATCGTCACAACCACACTGACCATCGGCGGTGGAAACAGCACCTTCAAGACCGACACCAATCCCTGTCCTTAGGGACGATCACGTTTTAACCAATTGTCGACCTCCTTTCAGCGTTGTCCGGTTTGGTTTGTGCATCAAGGTTGTTAAGCCCCATTAGGGGCGTTTGAATGTAGCCGGGGGATTCATCCCCCGGATGAGATGCTATATTTCCCCACGTCACGTACGTGACGTGATGATATTTCGCCTGGATGACCGGGGAATGAATTCCCCGGCTACCAGTATTCTGTCCCTACGGGACGTAAGCAAAAACCAAACCGGACAACGCTGACCTCCTTTAGAAGTTTCTGCCCCGTTCAAATCCGCATCTCCATAAAAAACCCCGCCTCTTGCGAGGCGGGGCATGATGAAACATCACAGGGCATTGCTGAACACGTTATCTTGCGGTGTACATCCCACCGGAAGATCTCGTGAGATACCCTTTGAGCTGGCTGATGCTGGTCGGATTTCCATCAGGAGCAGCAGTCCGGGCCGTTGAGTAGTTCGTGAAGTTGAGGATCTGGTTCACGTCAGCATTGGCAGCCGGTCTGTAGACCGAGCCATTCTGCAGATACTGGACCGAGTCGAAGATCAACGCCCGCGTGAAGGCACGGTTGTGAACATGGGCGCCCTTCTCAGCCTTGAGGAGCTTGTAGTTCATTGCTGCGCCCATGTTCTGCGCGCCAGTGCCGGCAGCAGGACCAACGCCGCCGCCAAGGGTCCAGTTCTTGAGCGTACCACCGATCGCGTTCTGGAAGTAGGGGTAGTTGTCGGTGTAGATCATGTTGTTCTGTCTCAGGGTCCAGTCGAAGAAGTCCATGGCCCTGTCGAAGATCTTCTTCTCGCCTTCGATGAGCTCTTCGATCGGTTCGCTGGTATGGCAGCCATAGCAACCGCCGAGTGTGGTGGTGTTGGTGCCGTTCGTGGATTTCGCAGTTTCAGCAGCCCCGAAGGTATGGGTGTTTGCAGGACCCATGTGACAAGAGACACACTGCCCCTTGTTACCGGAATCAACAATCCTGCCGGGATTTTTGTCGCTCTTGGCAGTGGAGAAGTTGCCCATGCCAAGCTTGCCATGCGACCAGTTTGCATTCCTGCCGACCTGGACAGTGCCGTCGGCTTTAACGGCGCCGTACGTTTGATACCGCAGCTTGCCGGTGTTGGAGGTGTACCACTGGAAGCCGCCCTTGCCGTAGAACACCGCTGCTGCGCCGAGGTAGTGGGGGTTCTTGAAGCTGGCGTTGGCGAAGTCGGCTACGCCGTTGGCAAGGGACGTTCCGTTTTCGCGGCTGGCGTGGCAGGTGATACAGATGTTGGACTCACCGACATCTTCGTACTGTACGTAGTTGACGCTGGCAGTTGGAGCGGCGCCGTAATCACCACCGTACACCGCATTGTAACCGCCGGCGATGGTCCGGACGCTGGTCTTCCAGGCGGTACTGCTGTGGCAGGCGTCGCAGCCCAGCACCTGTTTCGTGGTATCGCCTGCACCGAAGGAAGCGCTGACACCGGCGGCGAAGTTGTTGGTTACGCCCTTCACGAAGCCGGCGGTGGTGTGACAGACAACACAGCCTCCGGACCTTGTCTTGAAGTCGTAATCGGTCCAGGCAAGCCCGTTGATGTCACCATGGGCTGATTCGGCATAGTTCTCCAGGATGCTTGCCGTAGACATTGAAGAGTACAATGCTTTATCGGCCCTGACTGCGCTGTAATTAGGCGAATCAGTACCATGACCGTAGCCATGGCAGTAGTTGCACTGCGTGCCGGGTGTTACGAACTGGGCCTGGGTAAACGTCTGTCCCGGGACCAGAGCACCGGTGGTGTTGTAGTGCGGCGCCTGCTCGACGCCTGGAACAGCTTCACCTGAGAGTGTACTTCCGGTGCCGAAGTGACAGCCCATGCAGCCGGGGTTGTTCAACTGGGCCAAGGCCTGGCTGGCCGTTTGCGAGGTGATGACCGTCGGGTTGTAGTACTGCGACGTCGGGGAATTGGCCATGGCCAGAACAGTGTTGGCCGAGGAGTTGTTTGTGACGTTGTCGTCAAGCCAGTCGATGGAGTCGAAGATGAGTCGCCTGGAGTATGCCGGGTTGTGAACGTAGGCGGCCTTGTCGGCGGTTTTGAAGAGGTACCAGTTGAACCAGGCGCCTATGTTTTTCTCGGCTATGGCGTTGTCTTTGGTGCCGCGGCTCATGTCAAAGGCTTTACGCTCAGGAAGAACGTTAACGCCATCCAGCGTGAACCCTTTTTTGACGAGCAGGTTGCCAAGGGCCGCAACTGCTGCATTGAATTCATCCTTCTTCGCCTGGATGTCCTGGTAGGTGAAGTCAGCCGGGTGGCATTTCACACAGGCAGTGCTGACGATGCCGTTGATCTGACCGGTGATCGCATCTGCCGTTACTGCTTCCAGAGAGTGCGTTTTAGTTGATGTCATGTGGCAGCCGGCGCAGTTACCCGAGGTAACGCCGGTATTGTTGTAGCCGGTCCCTGTTCCGTTGTTGCCGATGCGGATGTGACGCATGCGGTCCTGGTATCCCTGTGCGGAGGTGAACTCGTATCCGCCCTTTCCGTCGACGATTGCGGCCGGCTGTGCTTCATGCGGATACATGCTCGTTCCCACGGAGTACTGCTTGAAGGCCCCCTGTGCAAACAAGGCCTTGATGCCGGTACCGGCAGCGCGCTGGCTGTGGCAGGGGATACAGATGTTGGAGTTCTTGTTGTCGGTGAATTCAAGATTTACGACCATTTTCGCCGGTGCTATCGCCACGGTGCTGTAACCATAGAAAGACTTGACCTTGGCGTAACCTGCCGGCAGAGGCCGGACCGCCCCTTTGAAGCTTGTGTGGCAGCCGCTGCAGACAAGGGGTGCGCTGGCTTTATCCAGGGTCTTGGCGACGGGATCAAGATAGACCTTGTCGATGTTGCTGAAGCCGGAATCCCAGTACTGCGCGAAACCGCGGGCAGAGTGACAGCGGATGCAGTTGGTCTTCTGGGGTGAAACCTGATAGTTGACGCCGTCACTCCCCTGGCCGTTCCAGTTGTGGCTGGCATTGCTGACGAACGCTGCTGCATCAAGTTTGCCGTGGCCGCCTTCGGCCCAGCCGGCGTTGATGCTGTTGTTGTGGTAATGGCAGTCAGCGCAGGTGGCGCCACCGGAGGTAATGTAGGAGGCCGTGGGGAAATACCCGCCGGCATCGGCAGTGCCGGTCTGGAAGTGCGGCGCTTTGCCGCTCTGGTCGGCATTGTAGATACCGTAAGGCGAGTCGGGAGTATGGCAACTCTGGCAACCGGTTGCGGCGACCGGGCTAAGAGATGAATATGCCCCGAAGGTAGCCTCGGTCGAATGCGGGTTGTGACAGGCGACGCAGGCGTCCTTGTCCATCCCCTCAAGTTTTGCATTGGCGCCGGTGAAGTGTGTGGATTTCTCGAAAGCCTTTACAGACCAGCCGTGGTTACCACCTGCATGACAGGTGTAGCACGTGGATTGTGCAGTCGCTGCAAGGCCGTGTTCATCGTGGCAGGCAATACATGCATTCCCGCCGGGACGTGAGTATACTACCTGGGTGACAGGGTCGGTATAAGTTATGTAGGTAGTGGATTTCCCGTTGGAGACATATGCTGCGGGGCCGGGTACAGGACCCATGCCGGGCCTGAAGTGGCACCGGTAGGCGCAGGTTACCGTGCTGCCGTTTTCTGTTGTCGTGTAACTGTCGTTGGCATTGAGATACCCACTTGAATATGTGCCGTGTGACACGACTTTTCCGCCGGTAACGGTCGTGTTAAGTTGGTTCGCGAATTCCGGACCATACTCTAAGTTATTCTGCCAGTGCTTGCTGCCGAAGAATTCATTCGGCACTTTGCCGTGCTTGCTCCCGGTGTGGCAGGTTAAGCAGGTCGTCTCGTATGTCGCCGAGAGTTTGTGCGGGTCATGGCAGGCAATGCAGCCATCTCCGCCGGGACGTACCTTTACCTTAGTAACAGGGTCAACGTTATTCGTGTCTCTCTTGCTGGGGTCAGGGCCCATTCCCGGCTTGAAATGGCACCTGTAGTAGCAGGTCATTTGCTTGCCGTTTTCCAGTGTCGTGTAGGTTTCGTTGGCGTTGGCCTCGCCTGCCACCGCGCCACCGGTAAATTCCGGGCCGTACTCAAGATGGTTGTTCCAGTGGGCACTGGCTTGAAATTTGGTCGTCTCAGCGGAAGAAGGGGTGTGACAGCTCAAACAGGTATTGTTGTTAGACGTCTTTGTGGTTACGGTGCCGGGGTGGGCGGTTGTTTGAGCTCCGTTATGGCATTCCGTACAGGTAAGAGCCGATTGGTGCGTTGAGGCTATGTAATCGCTAATCATCTGGGCACCTGCTGTGGTGCTGGAGTGACAACCAGCGCATTGGTTGGAAGCAGCCGCCGCTGAGTCAAAAGCATTGATCTTGACGGTATCACCGGCAGTGTTGCCCGTGGTGTCTGTCGCCGTCAGCTTAAGAACATACATCCCCGCCACATCGGGAGTAAAAGTGGCGTTTGCCGAAGCGGGGTTGACGATGCCAGCCGTCGAACCTACAGGCCGGGACTCGACAGTCCATGCAAAGGATGCGATGCTCCCGGCCGGTGATGTGGCGTTGCCGCTGAGAGATGTCTGCATCCCGGTAATGACACTCTGATCCACCCCGGCTTCGGCGGTCACCCCCTTGAATATCGCAGTGATGGCGTGGTCAGCCGTGACGTTGGTGAGTGTGTAGGTCATGCCGGCGGGATCGGTGATTGGGACGTCCGCTCCATTATCCTTCAGCTGAAGGATCGTGTTGCCGATGTTGGGCTTGATGGTGAACGTCTTGGACTTGCCGTACCCAACCGCCGTGCCGGTGGGGCTGGTGATCGAACCGCCATTTGATTGAACAGCCGTCACCTGGAAGGTCTGCGCGGCGAAGTAGGCAGTGAGCGTCTGCATCGTCGACCTGTAGGAAACGTTTACCGTGGCTACCTTTCCCTGGTCGACATTGTTCAGGAGAACCTTCGAAACTGCATTTCCAGTAATGGGCGTAATGGTAAAGGTCTTGACCGTGTTGGTGGTAAAGTTGGCGTATCCGTTTGGGGATACGCTGCCCATGGACGGCTGGGCGGATGTCGCCTTGACCGTCCACGTTGACGCCGCATTGACGATTGCCGGCAAGGCAAACGACAATGTCAGCAGATATATGAGTCTTCTTAACATAGGGATCTCCTCGCATAATAATGTTAAAGGTTTCCATGATGATGAAATACAATCCTAATAACAATCAGGAGAGACGTTTTTAACAACCTAACCGGTCCGTTACTTGTTGTGGCAGGTAACGCACAGTTGCGAGCCGTTCTGCGGAGCGTACACGAAGTAGTTCACCGAGGATTCAGTGCGGCCGCCGGGTGCAGATGCGTCGACGACCGTGCTTGCCACGTTGTCCTTGTTGTGCACATCATGGCAGCTGGCGCAGGTCATGGTCGTGCCCAGGTGCAATACGTCCTTGATCTGGACATTATTGGGATTACCTGCAAACGGAGTGCTTTCCTCATTGATCCCTTGATTCAGTTTGCCACCGGCATTTTTATCCGCGGTTTTGGCGTCTATATAATTAAACCCGATCGGATGGTCGCTGATCAGGCTGTCGCCGGCGCCTACTGCGCCATGTTCGGAATCTTTTATGGAGAAGATGTCGCCGGTAAGTTGTGATGTGCCGGAACCGGTTTCGTTTGCGTTGGTGTAATGGGTATCTATGGCGACGACGCCGTCATGACAGCTCATGCAGAGCCGGGAAGGCCCGATGAGTGGGTCGCCGATGGACGCTTGCAGGGTGTCGCTCGCATAAGGGGCATAGTTCTTCTTGGTCAGTTCGTGTGACCAGAGCGGTAGGTAGTCGGCATTGTTTGCAGCCGGATCATAGGCATGGTGAGGCGTATGGCAGAATGCGCAGACACGCTCCTGCACATCACCTTGAACGGTAAGACCTTCGGTATTCTGTTTTGCGTATGCGTTGATGTCATGTCTCGATCCCGTGATACCTCCGCCAGGGGCGGTCCAGGCCAAAGCAGTTGCCGTACCGGCAGCTATAATGGCGGCAAGAGTAAATGCAGCTAAAAAGTTCTTCTTCATGATGTGATCTCCTTTTCAAAAGCATTTGAAATGACTTCACTCTGTTTTGTTTCCCGGCTTTCGATTGATATTGTTCTCTTTCAACCTTACGAACTACCCATTCCTGCACTGTTTTCATTCCTGAAGGGAAAAACGTTCGGTCACCTCCTTTCACCCCCTGGTTGCACGGAAAAGTTCGTTTGAGTAATGGGCCGCACGACGCTTTAATTATTTATAATTAATAAAGCATTACTGATGC
This genomic window contains:
- a CDS encoding PKD domain-containing protein, which produces MLRRLIYLLTLSFALPAIVNAASTWTVKATSAQPSMGSVSPNGYANFTTNTVKTFTITPITGNAVSKVLLNNVDQGKVATVNVSYRSTMQTLTAYFAAQTFQVTAVQSNGGSITSPTGTAVGYGKSKTFTIKPNIGNTILQLKDNGADVPITDPAGMTYTLTNVTADHAITAIFKGVTAEAGVDQSVITGMQTSLSGNATSPAGSIASFAWTVESRPVGSTAGIVNPASANATFTPDVAGMYVLKLTATDTTGNTAGDTVKINAFDSAAAASNQCAGCHSSTTAGAQMISDYIASTHQSALTCTECHNGAQTTAHPGTVTTKTSNNNTCLSCHTPSSAETTKFQASAHWNNHLEYGPEFTGGAVAGEANANETYTTLENGKQMTCYYRCHFKPGMGPDPSKRDTNNVDPVTKVKVRPGGDGCIACHDPHKLSATYETTCLTCHTGSKHGKVPNEFFGSKHWQNNLEYGPEFANQLNTTVTGGKVVSHGTYSSGYLNANDSYTTTENGSTVTCAYRCHFRPGMGPVPGPAAYVSNGKSTTYITYTDPVTQVVYSRPGGNACIACHDEHGLAATAQSTCYTCHAGGNHGWSVKAFEKSTHFTGANAKLEGMDKDACVACHNPHSTEATFGAYSSLSPVAATGCQSCHTPDSPYGIYNADQSGKAPHFQTGTADAGGYFPTASYITSGGATCADCHYHNNSINAGWAEGGHGKLDAAAFVSNASHNWNGQGSDGVNYQVSPQKTNCIRCHSARGFAQYWDSGFSNIDKVYLDPVAKTLDKASAPLVCSGCHTSFKGAVRPLPAGYAKVKSFYGYSTVAIAPAKMVVNLEFTDNKNSNICIPCHSQRAAGTGIKALFAQGAFKQYSVGTSMYPHEAQPAAIVDGKGGYEFTSAQGYQDRMRHIRIGNNGTGTGYNNTGVTSGNCAGCHMTSTKTHSLEAVTADAITGQINGIVSTACVKCHPADFTYQDIQAKKDEFNAAVAALGNLLVKKGFTLDGVNVLPERKAFDMSRGTKDNAIAEKNIGAWFNWYLFKTADKAAYVHNPAYSRRLIFDSIDWLDDNVTNNSSANTVLAMANSPTSQYYNPTVITSQTASQALAQLNNPGCMGCHFGTGSTLSGEAVPGVEQAPHYNTTGALVPGQTFTQAQFVTPGTQCNYCHGYGHGTDSPNYSAVRADKALYSSMSTASILENYAESAHGDINGLAWTDYDFKTRSGGCVVCHTTAGFVKGVTNNFAAGVSASFGAGDTTKQVLGCDACHSSTAWKTSVRTIAGGYNAVYGGDYGAAPTASVNYVQYEDVGESNICITCHASRENGTSLANGVADFANASFKNPHYLGAAAVFYGKGGFQWYTSNTGKLRYQTYGAVKADGTVQVGRNANWSHGKLGMGNFSTAKSDKNPGRIVDSGNKGQCVSCHMGPANTHTFGAAETAKSTNGTNTTTLGGCYGCHTSEPIEELIEGEKKIFDRAMDFFDWTLRQNNMIYTDNYPYFQNAIGGTLKNWTLGGGVGPAAGTGAQNMGAAMNYKLLKAEKGAHVHNRAFTRALIFDSVQYLQNGSVYRPAANADVNQILNFTNYSTARTAAPDGNPTSISQLKGYLTRSSGGMYTAR
- a CDS encoding cytochrome c3 family protein: MKKNFLAAFTLAAIIAAGTATALAWTAPGGGITGSRHDINAYAKQNTEGLTVQGDVQERVCAFCHTPHHAYDPAANNADYLPLWSHELTKKNYAPYASDTLQASIGDPLIGPSRLCMSCHDGVVAIDTHYTNANETGSGTSQLTGDIFSIKDSEHGAVGAGDSLISDHPIGFNYIDAKTADKNAGGKLNQGINEESTPFAGNPNNVQIKDVLHLGTTMTCASCHDVHNKDNVASTVVDASAPGGRTESSVNYFVYAPQNGSQLCVTCHNK